A part of Vigna radiata var. radiata cultivar VC1973A chromosome 11, Vradiata_ver6, whole genome shotgun sequence genomic DNA contains:
- the LOC106778065 gene encoding probable WRKY transcription factor 15 isoform X2, with translation MPVELMMGYRNDSFAEENAVREAASGLESVEKLIRLLSHAQLQQHQLQQQSHATNSKSSMEIESDYGAVADVAVSKFKKVISLLGRTRTGHARFRRAPVPPPPPSEPRFYRATPLQQIPPPPEHPFIPKNAPIETKDSSKTINFSYSNSFVSSLTGDTDTKQPSSSSPAAATPFQITNLSQVSSAGKPPISSSSLKRKCSSDNLGSAKCGSSSSRCHCSKKRKMRLKRVVRVPAISLKMADIPPDDYSWRKYGQKPIKGSPHPRGYYKCSSVRGCPARKHVERALDDPSMLVVTYEGEHNHTLSAVEATTNLILESS, from the exons ATGCCTGTGGAGCTTATGATGGGTTATAGGAACGACAGTTTCGCCGAAGAGAATGCTGTTCGAGAAGCCGCGTCAGGGCTAGAGAGCGTGGAGAAGCTCATCAGGTTGCTGTCACACGCTCAGCTGCAACAACACCAACTTCAACAACAATCGCACGCGACCAATTCAAAGTCTTCCATGGAAATTGAATCCGATTACGGAGCTGTCGCTGACGTGGCGGTTTCCAAGTTCAAGAAGGTTATTTCGCTTCTGGGCCGAACCAGAACCGGTCACGCGCGCTTCAGAAGAGCCCCTGTGCCTCCACCTCCTCCTTCCGAACCTAGATTCTACCGCGCAACGCCGCTGCAGCAGATCCCGCCGCCCCCCGAACACCCTTTCATCCCAAAAAATGCTCCGATTGagaccaaggactcttccaagaCCATCAACTTCTCTTATTCTAATTCCTTCGTCTCCTCCCTCACCGGCGACACCGACACCAAACAGCCCTCTTCCTCGTCGCCTGCGGCCGCGACGCCTTTTCAGATCACGAATCTCTCTCAGGTCTCCTCCGCCGGAAAGCCTCCTATTTCTTCGTCTTCGTTGAAGAGGAAGTGCAGCTCTGATAATTTGGGTTCTGCCAAGTGTGGCAGTTCCTCCAGCCGATGCCATTGCTCAAAGAAGAG AAAAATGAGGTTGAAGAGGGTGGTGAGGGTACCCGCAATAAGTTTGAAGATGGCTGATATTCCACCGGATGATTATTCTTGGAGGAAATACGGACAGAAACCGATTAAAGGATCTCCTCATCCAAG GGGCTATTACAAGTGCAGCAGTGTTAGAGGGTGTCCAGCGCGCAAGCATGTAGAGAGGGCTCTGGATGACCCTTCTATGTTGGTAGTAACCTATGAAGGTGAACACAATCACACACTCTCTGCAGTCGAAGCTACCACTAATCTTATCCTAGAATCTTCTTAG
- the LOC106778065 gene encoding probable WRKY transcription factor 15 isoform X1 yields MPVELMMGYRNDSFAEENAVREAASGLESVEKLIRLLSHAQLQQHQLQQQSHATNSKSSMEIESDYGAVADVAVSKFKKVISLLGRTRTGHARFRRAPVPPPPPSEPRFYRATPLQQIPPPPEHPFIPKNAPIETKDSSKTINFSYSNSFVSSLTGDTDTKQPSSSSPAAATPFQITNLSQVSSAGKPPISSSSLKRKCSSDNLGSAKCGSSSSRCHCSKKSRKMRLKRVVRVPAISLKMADIPPDDYSWRKYGQKPIKGSPHPRGYYKCSSVRGCPARKHVERALDDPSMLVVTYEGEHNHTLSAVEATTNLILESS; encoded by the exons ATGCCTGTGGAGCTTATGATGGGTTATAGGAACGACAGTTTCGCCGAAGAGAATGCTGTTCGAGAAGCCGCGTCAGGGCTAGAGAGCGTGGAGAAGCTCATCAGGTTGCTGTCACACGCTCAGCTGCAACAACACCAACTTCAACAACAATCGCACGCGACCAATTCAAAGTCTTCCATGGAAATTGAATCCGATTACGGAGCTGTCGCTGACGTGGCGGTTTCCAAGTTCAAGAAGGTTATTTCGCTTCTGGGCCGAACCAGAACCGGTCACGCGCGCTTCAGAAGAGCCCCTGTGCCTCCACCTCCTCCTTCCGAACCTAGATTCTACCGCGCAACGCCGCTGCAGCAGATCCCGCCGCCCCCCGAACACCCTTTCATCCCAAAAAATGCTCCGATTGagaccaaggactcttccaagaCCATCAACTTCTCTTATTCTAATTCCTTCGTCTCCTCCCTCACCGGCGACACCGACACCAAACAGCCCTCTTCCTCGTCGCCTGCGGCCGCGACGCCTTTTCAGATCACGAATCTCTCTCAGGTCTCCTCCGCCGGAAAGCCTCCTATTTCTTCGTCTTCGTTGAAGAGGAAGTGCAGCTCTGATAATTTGGGTTCTGCCAAGTGTGGCAGTTCCTCCAGCCGATGCCATTGCTCAAAGAAGAG CAGAAAAATGAGGTTGAAGAGGGTGGTGAGGGTACCCGCAATAAGTTTGAAGATGGCTGATATTCCACCGGATGATTATTCTTGGAGGAAATACGGACAGAAACCGATTAAAGGATCTCCTCATCCAAG GGGCTATTACAAGTGCAGCAGTGTTAGAGGGTGTCCAGCGCGCAAGCATGTAGAGAGGGCTCTGGATGACCCTTCTATGTTGGTAGTAACCTATGAAGGTGAACACAATCACACACTCTCTGCAGTCGAAGCTACCACTAATCTTATCCTAGAATCTTCTTAG
- the LOC106777085 gene encoding protein IRREGULAR XYLEM 15, with protein sequence MKNTNTNTKFILLHPYIQKQGSSNRLWLLAFISFFTLAFLATLIYTRDTTSSITTTISSTPLSTFTNTPLPSSVINTLLHYASKSNDTYHMSHSDLKTISDVLRKCSSPCNFLVFGLTPETLLWKALNHNGRTVFIDENRYYAAYFEEKHPEIDAYDVQYTTRRSEMKELIASAKEQSGNECRPVQNLLFSECKLGLNDLPNHVYEVDWDVILVDGPRGDWPDAPGRMSPIFTAGVLARSKKSGNPKTHVFVHDFSGKVERICGNEFLCKENLVETTHSLGHYILEKMEESSVKYCKDHNHSSGSSSSS encoded by the coding sequence ATGAAGAACACTAACAccaacacaaaattcattcttcTCCACCCATATATCCAGAAACAAGGAAGCTCCAACCGCCTATGGCTTCTGGCCTTCATATCCTTCTTCACCCTCGCCTTCCTCGCCACCCTCATTTACACCAGAGACACAACCTCatccatcaccaccaccatctCTTCCACCCCTTTATCTACTTTCACCAACACCCCTTTGCCTTCCTCCGTCATCAACACCCTCCTCCACTATGCCTCCAAATCCAATGACACCTACCACATGTCCCACTCCGATCTCAAAACCATCTCCGACGTCCTCCGAAAGTGCTCCTCACCATGCAACTTCCTCGTCTTTGGCCTCACCCCGGAGACCCTCCTCTGGAAAGCCCTCAACCACAACGGAAGAACCGTTTTCATCGATGAAAACCGGTACTACGCCGCCTACTTCGAAGAAAAGCACCCCGAAATCGATGCCTACGACGTGCAATACACCACCAGAAGGAGCGAGATGAAGGAGCTGATAGCTTCCGCTAAAGAACAGTCCGGAAACGAGTGCAGGCCGGTGCAGAATCTTCTGTTTTCTGAGTGCAAGTTAGGACTCAACGATCTTCCCAACCACGTTTATGAAGTGGATTGGGATGTGATATTGGTGGACGGACCAAGAGGTGACTGGCCCGACGCCCCCGGAAGAATGTCTCCGATCTTCACCGCCGGCGTGCTTGCCCGGAGCAAGAAGAGTGGGAACCCGAAGACGCATGTGTTTGTGCATGACTTCTCAGGGAAAGTGGAAAGGATCTGCGGGAACGAGTTTCTGTGTAAGGAAAATTTGGTGGAGACAACGCACTCTTTGGGACACTATATTCTGGAAAAAATGGAGGAGAGTAGCGTGAAGTATTGTAAGGATCATAACCACTCATCaggatcttcttcttcctcttag